AACCATTCGACGTAGGTACGGGACACCGAGTATTCGGCTGAAGAAATGGACATGACCCGCATGCGGTCGAGCTCTTTGCGAGCGGCCTCAGCGGCTTGTGCGGGCAATCCTGCTTCGCTAATCTTCTTCTCAAACTCCGCAACGTCGGTGCTGGTTTCAGATTCTTCGCCCAGTTCTCGCTTGATGGCCTTTAGCTGTTCGCGCAGGAAGTACTCTTTTTGGTTTGACTCAAGCTCTTTTTCGACTTTGCCGCGAATTTCCGAGCCGATGCGCAGCAGCTCAAGTTCCCTTGACAGATGAGTTGCCACGAGAGTCAGGCGTAATTCGAGCTCGTTTGTTTCGAGAAGTTGTTGTTTTTCCTCGATAGAGAGACTAAGATTCGACGCCACGATGTCGGCAAGTGCGCCGGGATCATTGATGTTATGCACGGCAATACGCACTTCATCAGGCAGCGAATTTTCTTCCGCATATTTGGAGAAATCGCTGATCACCGTGCGCGTCAGCCCTTCGATTTGAATCGTGCTGTCGCGTGGGATCGCCATCGGCAGAATCTTGACCTGCAAATAGGGATCGGTTTGGAGAATATCCAGACGTTTGACGCGAACCATGCCTTGGATTAGTACGCGAATCGACTCGTCGGGCATGCGGAACATCTTCATGATATGAGCAGCCGTTCCGACAGAGTAGAACTGGTCCTCCGGTTTGTCACTGCGAGGAGCCTGTGCCCGCGAAAAGGCGGCGACGACACGATGACCGGCGAGCACGTCGTTAATCATCGCGATCATGGCAGGCGACGAGATGGCCAGCGGGACAATCGTGTTGGGAAAGATCAGCACGTCGTTTAAGAGCAGCGCAGGGCAAGTTTCGGGAATACGTATAGGTTCCGGGACACCGTTTGAAGACTGTGACGGCGGAGTATTGTTTTTTTCAGCGTTGCTCATGACCACTCCTCGGGAAATCGTGCAGACCTGACAGCAACCGCCCACTCGCGATTGATCCATGGAACAACAATTTTGAGAACTCCCAGTTCAAATTTGGCTTCCGCCTTTGGGATGTCGACGCCGTTAGGAAGCACAACTTCACGTTGGAAATGTCCCCGTGGAATTTCGACGTGAAAGAACTCGCGGCGACCGGGCAACCCAATGTCCTTGCGCTGTCCGGAAATGCGGACGCGGTTCTGGATAAACTCGATTGTAGTTTCTTCTGGCGCGATATCCGGCAAATGAACTTCAAGGACGACGACACTTTCATTTCCATAGAGATCGATCGCCGGACTCCATTGTGTGTGTTCACTCCATGGAATTGGACGGTGGCCGCTTTCGATTCTCAGGTATTCGAATCGAAAGGACCCGCCGGACTTCTTTCCAGAGTACTGTAGGGTAGGCATGTTCATTGTGGCGGATATTGTCCTCCCAACTCCTCGAGACCATTTGGAATCGGGAATCTTGAAAGGCTGTTTATTTTGGTTTTACGGCAAAGAACCACCAATCTTCAATATATCCATTCCCAATCTAAAGGTCAAGGATATTATTGATTTAGAGTTGCGTACTTGCAATCGGGTGGTCTGTGTCGTAAATTATGAGTTGGACTTTATATGAACCCGAACAAACCCGACCCCAAGATGAGACAGACATTTCGATTGATTTTGTTCTTTGTTGTTTCCGCCTTTTTGTGGACCGGAGTCGTTTACGCGCAGACCTACGACACACTGCGCGTCATGACCTATAATCTCCTGAATTACCCGGGCACGACGTCCTCAAGTCGAAACCCCGAGTTTCAGAAAGTACTACATGCCACAGATCCGGACATCCTCATTGTCCAAGAGATGCAGTCGTCTTCCGGGGTTAGCGAATTCTTGAGTCAGGTATTGAACAACGGGCAGCCGGGGACGTACACAAACGCGCCGTTTTCCAACGGTCCGGACACGGACAACGCATTGTTCTATAAGCCGTCAGTAGTGAGCTTCCTGTCGCAGACCGTACTTTCCACACAGCTCCGGGATATCAACGGTTACCTCCTTCGGCCGGCTGGGGTCTTTGCCGACAGCCTTGATATTCGCATCTATTCGGCTCACCTGAAGGCCAGCCAAGGGTTTGAGGCCGACCGCGAGGCCGAAGCTACTATAGTGCGCAACCACCTGAACGGGCTCGGACCGGGCTACTACATATTCGGCGGCGATTTCAATTTGTATACGAGTTCCGAAGGCGCATTTCAAGTTCTCACTGAAAGCCAGGCGGACAACGACGGCCGGCTCTACGACGTTTTGAATGAACCCGGATCGTGGCATAACTCGGCATCGTTTGCGGATATTCATACACAATCTCCACGAGTTACTGACCTTGGAGACGGCGGTTCCACCGGTGGGCTGGACGACCGGTTTGACTTCTTGTTGCCCACCTACCTATTCCAAGGACTTCCGGGGTGGCAAGTGATTCCGAGCAGCTATACGGAGTACGGAAATGACGGGCTGCACTTTGGACAGGCAATCAACAGCGGCACTAATTTCGCCGTGCCGGACAGCATTGCAGACGCGCTGCATGCCGCGACAGACCACCTTCCCGTTTTTATGGAGATTGTAAGACAAGTGGCACCGTCACCGAGCGTCGCTGTACTTTCTCCGAATGGCGGTGAGAGTTTCGGACAAGGCGACACCATGTCGGTTACGTGGAACACGACCAGCTACAGCGGCACGGTATCGATTTCGCTATCGAGAAACGGTGCGGTCGGAACCTATGAAACTTTGGCAAGCGGCACGGCAAACGACGGACAATTCTCGTGGTTGGTCACAGGTGATCCCACGACTCAGGCCCGCATCAAAGTTGTGCTGGATAGCGCACCTACTTTTTCGGATATCTCTGACAATGATTTTACGGTTTTCGAGCGCGATATTTCAATTTTCACTCCGGTGGCAAATGATTCGCACTATGTTGGATTCAACATGGATATTCAGTGGACAGCGCTCGGCGTCAGCGGAAATGTCCGGGTTGAGTTGAACCGGCTTCCGTCTTCTCCCGGCTGGGAAGTGCTCACGACCTCGACTCCGAACACAGGATTTTTTGGTTGGACAGTGACCGGTCCCGTTACCGATTCCGCGCGCGTGAGAGTATTGAGTCTTAGCGCACCTTCGATCGGCGACACTTCCGCGATGTTCAAAATAAAAAGTCTGACGAGCAACCAGCCTCCCGAGATTCTGCACAATCCCATCTGTGACCCACTTCCGGGAAATGTGGCTTTCTTCTGCCAAGTGCTGGATGACGGAGCCTTTTTCGCTCCCTATCTCATTTGGACGACCAACGATTTTGCGACCAAGGACAGTCTGCAGCTTTCATCCGTAACCGCCGGCTATTCTGGGACCATACCGCTGAGCGAAGGGTTCATCCGATATTTCTTGAAAGACACGGATGCCGGCAATTTGACAGCGCGCACGGACACTTTTGACGTGGTCGTTGCGGCACAGTGTCCCAGCGAAATCGCCTATGATGATGGATCGGTGGAAAGCTATCAATGGTCTGCCGATCAGGGAATGACTTGGGCTGTGTTGTTCACTCCTCCGATCACTCCGTTTGTGTTGTGCGAAACAGAATATGCCGTTTCGGTGCGCAAGCCTGACTCCGCACACGGCTTGATGAACGTGTATGTATTGGACTCCAATGGTCCAAGCGGTCTGCCCGGTGACACGCTCGGCGCGTTCACATCGGGAACGGTTCCGAATTCGCTCAATGGAGCGGCGGGCAGCAGCCCGGGAACGGGCAGAACTGTTTTCCAGAAGAACGGGGAACCGGCCATTGCAGTTTTCGGTGACTTTTATGTCGGCGTGAGCCAGACTTCGACGGCCTTTGGATTGGATGAGGACGGAGCTGCCACGGCCCGTTCATACCTCTGGGATGCCTGTGATATGCTGTGGGTTCCTGAAAACGGCGTGCATCCGAATTCAAGGCCCGGACAACGAGTCATCAAAGTCAGAGGCTTTGGACTTATTCCGCCGCAGGTTGTGATTGCTCCGAGCGGAAACGATGCCGTACTTCACTGGTCTGATACGGGGGCTCCCTCTTACACGATCTACCGCTCGGCACTGGTAGACGGACCATTTGACACGTCCGTTGGAATAACTTCAGACACAACGTGGACGGACAGCGGCGTTTTGACGTCACTTGGTGAGGCCTTTTACGTCGTGCGGGCCACGCTTCCCTGAGAGACTTGAATTTGGCTTTGGGATTCCGTTAATTTGCTGAAGTTGCGATATTTGAGTCTATTCTAAAAGGAAACCGAGATGCGGTTCGGCTGGGTAGAAATTCTGCTGATAATGGCCATCGTTTTGCTGCTTTTTGGCGGGAAACGAATTCCTGAGCTTATGCGCGGGCTTGGCCGGGGCGCCCGTGAATTCAAAGAGGGCCTGTCCGGGGAAGACGAGAAGAACGGTAAGTCCTAAGGTGACTGCGGGGTCAACTGGGCTTGACTTAGAGTCGAAGGTTGGTTATATTACTAACTATAACTACTATAGTGAGGTATTATGACCGGACGTGACGGCAAGTTCTATTCTTCCAAGGATGTCTGTGAGAATCTCCAGATATCTAAGTCTACACTTTTCAAGTGGGAACGAGAGGGGCTGATCACCAAAGTGCGTCGGGACTGGCGTGGTTGGCGGCTCTATGATGAGCGCAATCTCGAAGAAATCCGACAAAACATCGAAAAACAGAAGGCATCAGAAACCAAGCCTCGGTCATCATATGTGCTGGTCGTTGACGACGACACGATGATCTTGCAAGTGATGTCTGACCTGTTGCAAGCCGCAGGCTATGAGGTTTTGACCGCCCCGACAGGTGAAGAGGCCGTCTCCCTTCATCTCGAGAAGCAACCGGCATTGACCTTCCTCGATGTTAAGCTCCGTGGCAAGAGCGGTATCGACGTTTTTCGCGAAATCAAGACGGTCGACCCGGGAGCAATGATAGTCATTTTGACGGGTTACCCGAAGATTGAAGACACGGTTCAGGTAATCAAAGAAGGTGCGTACAATTATCTGACCAAGCCCATCAAAAGCGAGGAGCTGTTAGAGATGGTCGCTGAAGTACTTGGTCCGTAGCTGAATGGTGGCTGAAAAGGTCAGAAAGAAGATTTGCGCCCCGCAGCCTACAGGCACGGGGCGTTTTTTGCAAAATATTGGAAACTTGTGTGCTTGGGACGGAGTTCTCAGGTGTAGGGATTTTGCGCACAAGCGGAGATTTACATGTCAAGACTGTTCACATTCCTAATCATATTGACTGCCTTTGCCGTGTCCGGGTTTGCTCAGGGATTCGGCAAAAACAAAGTGCAGTATGTGGACTTCGATTGGAGGTACATCCAGTCGGAGCATTTTGACGTGTATTATTCCGCAGGACAAGAGCGGATCGCCGAGTTTACGGCGGAGACGGCCGAGCGCGCGCTGAGTTTGATTGAGGCTAGTTGGGACTACACGCTCGAGGGCCGCGTTAGGTTCATCATTTATGCGTCGCACAATCGCTTCCAACAGACAAACGTTTCACTGCAAATTCAAGATGAAGCGCTGGGCGGATTCACGGAGTTCCTGAAGAACCGCGTTGTGCTGCCGTTCACAGGGAATTATGAGTCCTTTCGCCACGTGATTCACCATGAGCTGAGTCACGCCGTGAATCTGCGGATGTTTTATGGCACGGGATTTCAGAGTATTTTGATCGGCGTTGCCACGTCGGATATTCCATTGTGGTTTACCGAAGGACTGGCCGAATACGAATCGCGCGGCGGATGGGACGTTGAAGCGGACATGTTCATGCGTGACGCGACGATTTCGGGCTACCTCCCCCCTATCGATTACCTTGGCGGGTATTTCGCGTACAAGGGTGGACAATCGGTTTTCTATTACATTGACCGACGCTACGGCAAAGAGAAAGTCGGCGAGCTCGTAAACAAAGTGAAGTCTTCTCGGGAAGTGCCTCGTTCTCTCAAGAGTGCTACGGGACTCAAGATGGAGGAATTTAACCGCGCGTGGCAGAATTGGCTTCGCAAGCTCTATTGGCCGGGAGTCGCGAACTACGAATCACCTGAAGATTTTGCGGAACGCGTGACCAACCACCGCGAATTGCGGAATTTTGTAAACAACGGCGGATCAATTTCGCCGGACGGTTTGCGAATCGCCTACCTCTCCGACCAATCGGACTATTTCGATATTTGGATGAAGGATTTGGAAACGGGGCGTGCTCACAGGCTACTTCAGGGCGAACGCAGCGGGGATTTCGAGCAGCTCAAGTGGCTTGACGCGCGCATCTCTTGGTCACCTGACGGAGAATCGATAACATTTGCGTCAAAAGCCGGAGCTTATGACGCGATCAATATTTTGAATGTCAACAAACGCGACGTGGTCAAGCGCTTTCGCCCGAAACTTGAGGGTGTTTTCAATCCGGTGTTTTCCCCGGACGGCAGCAAGATCGCTTTTGTGGGTTTGAAGTCAGGCGAATCGGACCTCTACTATTACGAAATCGAGTCGGGCAAACTTGTTCAGGTTACGAATGACGTGTTCAGCGACGACGATCCGGCGTGGAGCGCTGACGGAAAGATGCTCTACTTCTCTTCAGATCGAAAGGATTCGCTGAGAGTGTCCGGATACGACCCGTCATTCAACATGTGGGAATTTGACTACCGGTCGATGAATATCTACCGCATTTCGATTGGCGACGATTCGTGCGAGCAGCTAACCACAGGTGAGTACACTGAAAAGCTGCCGACACTTTCACCGGACGGCAAGAACATGATTTTCGTTTCCGATGAAAGCGGGATATCCAATCTTTACCGCATGGATTTGGAAACCATGGAGACGGTCGCCATCACGAACGCATTGACGGGATGTTTTCAGCCGAGC
This region of Calditrichota bacterium genomic DNA includes:
- a CDS encoding Hsp20/alpha crystallin family protein, whose translation is MPTLQYSGKKSGGSFRFEYLRIESGHRPIPWSEHTQWSPAIDLYGNESVVVLEVHLPDIAPEETTIEFIQNRVRISGQRKDIGLPGRREFFHVEIPRGHFQREVVLPNGVDIPKAEAKFELGVLKIVVPWINREWAVAVRSARFPEEWS
- a CDS encoding twin-arginine translocase TatA/TatE family subunit, which gives rise to MRFGWVEILLIMAIVLLLFGGKRIPELMRGLGRGAREFKEGLSGEDEKNGKS
- a CDS encoding response regulator, with protein sequence MTGRDGKFYSSKDVCENLQISKSTLFKWEREGLITKVRRDWRGWRLYDERNLEEIRQNIEKQKASETKPRSSYVLVVDDDTMILQVMSDLLQAAGYEVLTAPTGEEAVSLHLEKQPALTFLDVKLRGKSGIDVFREIKTVDPGAMIVILTGYPKIEDTVQVIKEGAYNYLTKPIKSEELLEMVAEVLGP
- a CDS encoding PD40 domain-containing protein, whose amino-acid sequence is MSRLFTFLIILTAFAVSGFAQGFGKNKVQYVDFDWRYIQSEHFDVYYSAGQERIAEFTAETAERALSLIEASWDYTLEGRVRFIIYASHNRFQQTNVSLQIQDEALGGFTEFLKNRVVLPFTGNYESFRHVIHHELSHAVNLRMFYGTGFQSILIGVATSDIPLWFTEGLAEYESRGGWDVEADMFMRDATISGYLPPIDYLGGYFAYKGGQSVFYYIDRRYGKEKVGELVNKVKSSREVPRSLKSATGLKMEEFNRAWQNWLRKLYWPGVANYESPEDFAERVTNHRELRNFVNNGGSISPDGLRIAYLSDQSDYFDIWMKDLETGRAHRLLQGERSGDFEQLKWLDARISWSPDGESITFASKAGAYDAINILNVNKRDVVKRFRPKLEGVFNPVFSPDGSKIAFVGLKSGESDLYYYEIESGKLVQVTNDVFSDDDPAWSADGKMLYFSSDRKDSLRVSGYDPSFNMWEFDYRSMNIYRISIGDDSCEQLTTGEYTEKLPTLSPDGKNMIFVSDESGISNLYRMDLETMETVAITNALTGCFQPSYSALSNRLVFTSFFEGGYDLYLLKAPDKMEAKTPVLTAFRQHGTPEAVEPEVGEQAETSATSLEFREDTREYSRYVFADGIGEVSEHNERAMADTVNTRKPGGGFFSKKYRVKFTPDYVYATAAYSSFFGAQGTGQILFSDLMGNQLIVLNTDLYYDFNNLDNSNFSLQYYYLPHRINYGAGLYRYVYYLDAGNVRDQTMQLQFDLSYPFSKYTRAELIVGGYGIDRADWQPDQYGYYDYRKIARRRILLPELGYVHDTVVWGSTGPVNGTRYRVSTSYSPNLQSDRKNNEIWSSEFYTAKGDLRQYFRLGRDYSWASRLTAGLSGGPEPQRFFMGGVSNWINRRFENNEIPTDEINDFYFSSFVTPFRGGDYFEKRGTGNRYFLTNQEFRFPLVRYLQMGWPLPLALADVRGALFTDVGAAWFNDSFRLTSVGEDGNRRLHDLQAAYGFGWRSNLGFLLLRWDVAWSTDGVDTSKPRYYFSLGAEY